A stretch of Vibrio sp. B1FLJ16 DNA encodes these proteins:
- a CDS encoding methyl-accepting chemotaxis protein — translation MRQFFSTLSVKLQIFLPVLFTVVLITIGLSLGISKLNQAFNKVSESTHSLIVHKDELSAIVDNTYAMRIKAIYSLFRAEDIQSLNSELSQRQTENRAFLDSINDLSGVEAEVEAMRKAMNHYVDFTRTTMTPLLNQKHAAEYTTSTFNQKFDAAMADYRVAGEEMITAIDNLSDKLNQTVINDVKANGEEHSSTLRNIAISIALILLVASFISWVLANYIVEPIRNLQSTMREVAKGNLSVKAEEMGKNEVSQLANDVNQTIEQLRHTVGSLVRISEDVASASTELATVMTQSSVNSDQEKQEVEQVASAINQMESTAAEVSNNAQMADSASAEARQLTESSLKMFEESTRAGNKMAEQLNEAAIVVTSLKEQSEQIGRVIEVIQGISEQTNLLALNAAIEAARAGESGRGFAVVADEVRMLAARTQESTKEIQTIIEELQQQSGSANESMHSSLDMLTSNQAMAEEVSQSLNNINQAISNLNAINAQVATASEEQKQVTTDINNNLSNIYQLVSQNVTGITQSAAAAQELSGLAETQQQELKQFRI, via the coding sequence ATGCGTCAATTTTTTAGTACGCTATCTGTTAAGTTACAGATTTTTTTACCCGTATTGTTTACCGTCGTTTTAATCACCATTGGATTAAGCCTCGGAATAAGTAAGCTAAATCAGGCATTTAACAAAGTTTCAGAATCAACCCACAGTCTAATCGTACATAAAGACGAACTCAGTGCCATTGTCGATAACACTTATGCAATGCGCATCAAAGCCATCTACAGTCTGTTTCGCGCAGAAGATATCCAGTCACTAAATAGCGAATTATCCCAGCGACAGACTGAAAACCGTGCATTCTTAGATTCCATTAATGATCTATCCGGCGTAGAAGCCGAAGTAGAAGCAATGCGTAAAGCAATGAACCACTACGTTGATTTCACACGCACTACTATGACCCCTCTGCTTAATCAAAAGCACGCAGCCGAATACACGACTTCCACATTTAACCAAAAATTTGATGCTGCGATGGCAGACTATCGTGTTGCCGGTGAAGAGATGATTACCGCGATCGATAATCTGTCCGATAAGCTAAATCAAACGGTAATAAACGATGTAAAGGCAAACGGTGAGGAGCATTCCAGCACCTTGAGGAACATTGCTATTTCGATCGCCCTAATTTTACTCGTAGCTTCATTCATCAGCTGGGTGCTGGCAAATTACATTGTTGAACCTATCCGTAACCTACAGAGCACTATGCGCGAAGTGGCTAAAGGTAACCTGTCAGTGAAGGCAGAAGAAATGGGCAAAAACGAAGTATCTCAACTCGCTAATGATGTGAACCAGACCATAGAGCAGCTTCGCCATACAGTAGGTTCTTTAGTACGCATTAGTGAAGATGTGGCATCCGCTTCAACAGAACTCGCTACAGTAATGACGCAAAGCAGTGTCAATTCCGATCAAGAAAAGCAAGAAGTAGAACAAGTCGCTTCTGCAATCAACCAGATGGAGTCTACGGCAGCAGAAGTTTCCAACAATGCACAAATGGCAGATAGCGCATCTGCTGAAGCTCGCCAGCTTACAGAAAGTAGCCTGAAGATGTTTGAAGAGAGCACTCGAGCAGGCAATAAAATGGCAGAGCAACTTAACGAAGCCGCTATTGTAGTTACTTCGCTGAAGGAACAGTCAGAACAAATTGGGCGAGTTATTGAAGTCATTCAAGGAATCTCAGAGCAAACCAACTTACTGGCCTTAAACGCCGCGATAGAAGCTGCACGCGCAGGTGAAAGCGGACGCGGTTTTGCAGTCGTCGCTGATGAGGTGCGTATGCTGGCCGCAAGAACTCAGGAGTCTACCAAAGAGATTCAAACCATCATTGAAGAGCTTCAACAACAATCAGGCTCTGCAAACGAAAGCATGCATTCGAGCTTAGACATGTTGACGAGTAACCAGGCGATGGCTGAGGAAGTGAGTCAATCACTCAACAACATCAATCAGGCGATTTCCAACCTGAATGCAATCAATGCACAAGTCGCTACTGCTTCGGAAGAACAGAAACAGGTGACTACGGATATCAATAACAACCTTTCTAATATTTACCAGTTAGTGAGCCAGAACGTTACTGGTATCACTCAATCTGCGGCGGCCGCTCAAGAGCTTTCAGGCTTAGCAGAAACACAACAGCAAGAACTGAAGCAGTTCCGTATCTAG
- a CDS encoding phosphate ABC transporter substrate-binding protein, with protein sequence MKKTVIGAIALLGAMAVTPVSAKETISAVGSSSVTPLMEVFSETYMKTNPNVFIEVQGPGSSAGVKAAKNGSADLGMSSRNLKDSEKEPTLIEEVVARDGIAVVVNPQNKLKGLTAEQVTAIYKGEVSNWKDVGGEDKPIVAITRDTASGTRGAFEDIMSLKMKISGKKVSAISQRAQVANGNGALKTMVASNPYAIGYISLGTVDNTVHALAIDSVDATVANVKNGSYKVARPFLVLYKEGKPSAETKKFLDWMLTADAQNLVDQNGYISVH encoded by the coding sequence ATGAAAAAGACAGTTATCGGTGCAATCGCACTTCTAGGCGCAATGGCAGTGACTCCTGTTTCTGCTAAAGAAACTATCTCTGCAGTGGGCTCTAGCAGCGTAACTCCACTGATGGAAGTTTTCTCTGAAACATATATGAAGACAAACCCAAATGTATTTATTGAAGTACAAGGTCCTGGCTCTTCTGCTGGTGTTAAAGCAGCGAAAAACGGCTCTGCTGACCTAGGTATGTCTTCTCGTAATCTGAAGGATTCAGAAAAAGAACCAACTCTTATTGAAGAAGTGGTTGCGCGTGACGGTATCGCAGTTGTTGTTAACCCACAAAATAAACTAAAAGGCTTAACCGCTGAACAAGTTACTGCAATTTACAAAGGCGAAGTATCAAACTGGAAAGACGTTGGTGGTGAAGACAAGCCAATCGTAGCAATCACTCGTGATACCGCTTCTGGTACTCGTGGCGCATTTGAAGACATTATGTCTCTGAAAATGAAAATTTCTGGTAAGAAAGTTTCTGCTATCTCTCAACGTGCTCAAGTTGCTAACGGTAACGGCGCACTAAAAACTATGGTTGCTTCTAACCCATACGCAATCGGCTACATCTCTCTTGGCACGGTAGACAACACAGTTCACGCGCTTGCAATTGACAGTGTTGATGCAACCGTTGCTAACGTTAAGAACGGCTCTTACAAAGTTGCTCGTCCATTCCTTGTTCTTTACAAAGAGGGCAAGCCATCTGCTGAAACGAAAAAATTCCTAGACTGGATGCTAACTGCAGATGCACAAAATCTGGTTGACCAAAACGGTTACATCTCAGTTCACTAA
- the pstC gene encoding phosphate ABC transporter permease subunit PstC — protein sequence MTIATNSEKLMNTDAKAISKPGLREKRRVDWKERIFHGLFLTSAVIGIVSLAVIAYFIVKESIPAFQEAGVSGIVLGQNWLPPALYGVATMIVASVVSTAGAVMVGVPVGVLTAIFIAEIAPKRLADVIRPAVELLAGIPSVVYGFFGLVIIVPLIQDIFNVPAGNTILAGIIVLGVMILPTVITVSETSIRAVPRTYKEGSLALGASKIYTIFKLLVPAARSGIMTGVILGIGRALGETMAIIMVMGNAPAMPEGILDSARTLTANIAIEMSYASGVHANALYATGVVLLVFIMSLNAVLLYLNREKAK from the coding sequence ATGACCATCGCAACAAATAGTGAAAAGCTTATGAATACTGACGCCAAAGCTATCAGCAAGCCAGGCCTACGCGAGAAACGCCGCGTTGACTGGAAAGAGCGCATCTTCCACGGCTTGTTCCTGACCAGTGCCGTTATCGGCATTGTATCGTTAGCAGTAATTGCTTACTTCATCGTTAAAGAGAGTATTCCTGCGTTTCAGGAAGCTGGGGTTTCAGGAATTGTACTAGGCCAAAACTGGCTCCCGCCAGCGCTTTACGGCGTTGCAACTATGATCGTGGCTTCTGTAGTTTCTACAGCAGGCGCAGTTATGGTTGGTGTACCTGTTGGTGTCCTGACTGCAATCTTTATCGCTGAAATCGCGCCAAAGCGTTTAGCGGATGTAATTCGTCCCGCGGTTGAACTGCTAGCTGGTATCCCTTCGGTGGTATACGGCTTCTTTGGTCTGGTAATCATCGTCCCTTTGATTCAAGACATCTTTAACGTACCAGCAGGTAATACCATCCTAGCGGGTATCATCGTACTGGGTGTCATGATTCTGCCGACCGTGATTACGGTATCAGAAACCTCTATCCGCGCTGTACCTCGTACGTACAAAGAAGGTTCGCTGGCACTGGGCGCTTCAAAAATCTATACAATCTTCAAACTGCTCGTTCCTGCGGCTCGTTCAGGCATTATGACTGGTGTCATTCTTGGCATCGGTCGTGCTCTGGGTGAAACAATGGCAATCATCATGGTGATGGGTAACGCACCAGCGATGCCGGAAGGCATTCTAGATTCAGCACGTACGCTGACTGCGAACATCGCGATTGAAATGTCTTACGCAAGTGGTGTTCACGCGAATGCTCTTTACGCTACTGGTGTAGTACTGCTGGTCTTCATCATGTCGTTGAATGCTGTACTTCTTTACCTAAACCGAGAAAAAGCGAAGTAA
- the pstA gene encoding phosphate ABC transporter permease PstA — protein MDRAKLKQARQFKDNVFNVLVWISAGLTVGFLFWIIWYILSNGLQHVDWNFITDNYTRTGDEHGIFPMIVSTIYMVIASIAVAAPLGIMTAIYLTEYAKVGSRLVKVIRFCTESLAGIPSIIFGLFGMTFFVAILGLGFSILSGALTLSILILPVIIRTTEEALMAVPQTYREGSYGLGASKIYTIWRLILPSAMPGILTSVILSIGRVIGESAPVFLTAGMVARIPDSLLDSGRTLTVHLYKLTTELFTVEEWNQAYGTATVLIVVVLLINMVTKLIARRFNTATY, from the coding sequence ATGGATCGCGCAAAATTAAAACAAGCCCGCCAGTTCAAAGATAACGTCTTTAACGTTTTGGTTTGGATTTCGGCTGGATTAACGGTAGGGTTCTTGTTCTGGATTATCTGGTACATCCTATCAAACGGTCTACAGCACGTAGACTGGAACTTCATCACTGATAACTACACGCGTACCGGCGATGAGCACGGTATCTTCCCAATGATTGTGTCAACCATTTACATGGTTATCGCATCCATCGCAGTTGCAGCGCCGTTGGGGATTATGACGGCAATTTACCTGACTGAATACGCAAAAGTGGGCAGCCGTTTGGTGAAAGTAATTCGATTCTGTACCGAATCTCTGGCAGGTATCCCGTCGATCATCTTCGGTCTGTTTGGTATGACTTTCTTCGTGGCTATCCTTGGTCTTGGTTTCTCGATTCTGTCGGGGGCGCTGACACTGAGTATTCTGATCCTGCCGGTTATCATCCGTACAACGGAAGAGGCTTTGATGGCAGTACCACAAACGTACCGTGAAGGCTCATATGGTCTTGGCGCTTCAAAAATTTACACTATCTGGCGTTTGATTCTTCCGAGCGCAATGCCAGGTATCTTAACCTCGGTCATTCTTAGTATTGGTCGTGTCATTGGTGAGTCTGCTCCGGTATTCCTGACAGCAGGCATGGTAGCGCGTATCCCTGATTCTCTGCTCGATTCAGGTCGTACTCTAACCGTTCACCTTTACAAACTGACTACCGAACTGTTCACCGTTGAGGAATGGAATCAGGCTTACGGTACCGCAACAGTGCTTATTGTCGTTGTTCTTTTGATCAACATGGTGACTAAACTGATTGCAAGACGTTTTAACACCGCAACTTACTAA
- the pstB gene encoding phosphate ABC transporter ATP-binding protein PstB codes for MNKFDIKNLDLFYGDNQALKSINLPIPVRQVTALIGPSGCGKSTLLRCLNRMNDLIEGVTIKGKLTMDGEDIYGNIDVADLRIKVGMVFQKPNPFPMSIYENVAYGLRAQGVKDKKTIDEVVERSLRGAALWDEVKDRLKSHAFGLSGGQQQRLCIARTIAMEPDVILMDEPTSALDPIATHKIEELMEELKKNYTIVIVTHSMQQARRISDRTAFFLMGELVEHNDTQVIFSSPQDDRTQGYVNGDFG; via the coding sequence ATGAACAAATTTGATATTAAAAACCTAGACCTGTTTTACGGTGACAATCAAGCACTGAAATCAATCAACCTGCCTATTCCAGTTCGTCAGGTAACGGCTCTTATCGGTCCGTCAGGTTGTGGTAAATCAACGTTGTTACGTTGCCTGAACCGTATGAACGACCTTATTGAAGGGGTGACGATCAAGGGCAAACTGACGATGGATGGTGAAGACATCTACGGCAACATCGATGTCGCAGACCTTCGTATTAAAGTTGGTATGGTATTCCAAAAGCCAAACCCATTCCCAATGAGCATTTATGAGAACGTTGCTTACGGCTTACGTGCTCAGGGCGTCAAAGACAAAAAGACAATTGATGAAGTGGTGGAGCGATCACTGCGCGGCGCAGCACTTTGGGATGAAGTGAAAGATCGTCTGAAATCGCATGCTTTTGGTCTTTCTGGTGGTCAGCAACAGCGTCTTTGTATTGCGCGTACAATCGCGATGGAACCAGACGTTATCCTGATGGATGAACCAACTTCGGCACTAGACCCGATTGCAACGCACAAAATTGAAGAACTGATGGAAGAGCTGAAGAAGAACTACACCATCGTTATCGTTACTCACTCAATGCAGCAAGCGCGTCGTATCTCTGACCGCACTGCGTTCTTCCTGATGGGAGAGTTGGTTGAGCACAATGATACTCAGGTGATCTTCAGCAGCCCGCAAGACGATCGTACTCAAGGCTACGTTAACGGTGACTTCGGTTAA
- a CDS encoding BatD family protein: MMKKVVKLVFVLVTGLLASVSVMAKSLEASVNKTQAVKNEVINLRIMADTELDSDAIDFKVLEKDFFLGQPRYGRSSNYINGHKFLRTEWSIAIAPMKEGILTIPSFSAEGMKTEPIKLRVNANQAEPDLDDLFNFSMSVDNHTFYPKQSANLRMQLIIKADTRRLDNPRILPPTIEGMKLDPVGEMQQGQRVMDGLEVTVVEQSFRLTAEQAGSYTLNGPQLTGSYIYGDSLTGSTKIMPISTKVEQMPITVKTIPAEFRGKWLPASALEMTQSWQDDKGQKLSSDSANKVKQGSSLTRTIQIKARGTQAEFLPRIAIEYPSSLRVYPEQPSFETTKDGMIVMTVKQVIIPTESGSFTLPGFKLNWWNSSRDEAKSTALDGITLDVEQSDMGIITLPETSLSQAPAVSANASDQTGVDEIWQYLTFAFAGLWVMTSLITVVIWKKRPAVHKDRNDLTENPHSIESLKATIKQGDPAKIERVVSEYLYANRSSLSPDAVKAVKCDLEVMNHARFSAKQQPWSSDSLLANVSNLTKVKPAHASHQLEKL; encoded by the coding sequence GTGATGAAAAAAGTCGTAAAACTGGTCTTTGTTCTTGTAACCGGCCTGTTAGCCAGCGTCTCAGTAATGGCTAAAAGTCTCGAAGCAAGCGTCAATAAAACTCAGGCTGTAAAAAACGAAGTGATTAACCTGAGGATCATGGCAGATACAGAACTGGACTCCGATGCCATTGACTTTAAAGTGTTAGAAAAGGACTTTTTCTTAGGACAGCCGCGCTACGGACGATCCAGCAATTACATAAACGGTCATAAGTTTTTGCGTACCGAGTGGAGTATTGCCATTGCACCGATGAAAGAAGGGATTCTAACCATTCCAAGCTTTTCGGCTGAAGGAATGAAAACCGAGCCCATAAAGCTTCGTGTAAATGCAAACCAAGCCGAGCCTGATCTCGATGATCTTTTCAACTTCTCAATGAGCGTTGACAATCATACCTTCTACCCGAAGCAGTCCGCGAATCTGAGGATGCAGCTCATCATTAAGGCGGACACACGACGTCTGGACAACCCCAGAATCCTTCCTCCTACGATTGAAGGTATGAAACTCGATCCCGTTGGTGAAATGCAGCAAGGTCAGCGAGTTATGGATGGCCTTGAAGTAACGGTTGTAGAACAGTCTTTTCGTCTAACCGCAGAGCAAGCCGGATCTTACACCCTAAACGGCCCGCAACTTACGGGATCTTATATTTATGGTGATAGCCTGACCGGGTCAACCAAGATCATGCCAATCAGCACTAAAGTTGAACAGATGCCAATTACAGTGAAAACCATTCCGGCCGAATTTCGCGGCAAATGGTTACCAGCATCGGCTTTAGAAATGACACAAAGCTGGCAAGACGACAAAGGACAGAAATTATCGTCTGATAGCGCAAATAAGGTAAAACAAGGCTCATCGCTCACTCGCACGATTCAGATCAAAGCTAGGGGAACCCAAGCAGAATTCTTACCCAGAATTGCCATCGAGTATCCTAGCTCACTGCGCGTATATCCTGAGCAACCAAGCTTTGAAACAACGAAAGACGGTATGATCGTCATGACCGTCAAGCAAGTTATCATACCTACCGAATCCGGCTCGTTTACTTTACCAGGCTTTAAGCTTAACTGGTGGAACAGTAGTCGGGACGAAGCGAAATCAACAGCTCTCGATGGCATCACGCTGGATGTTGAGCAAAGTGATATGGGTATAATAACACTGCCTGAAACTTCACTGTCTCAAGCGCCGGCAGTCAGTGCAAACGCATCGGATCAAACTGGTGTTGATGAGATATGGCAGTACCTCACATTTGCCTTTGCAGGGTTGTGGGTGATGACATCCCTAATCACGGTGGTGATCTGGAAAAAACGTCCTGCTGTGCACAAAGACCGTAATGACTTAACTGAAAATCCGCATAGCATTGAAAGCCTTAAAGCAACAATAAAGCAGGGGGATCCGGCAAAAATTGAAAGAGTCGTTAGCGAATACCTGTATGCCAACCGCAGCTCATTAAGTCCAGATGCGGTGAAAGCGGTTAAATGCGATCTTGAAGTAATGAACCATGCACGTTTCAGTGCAAAGCAGCAGCCTTGGAGTTCCGATTCCCTGTTAGCGAATGTCAGTAATCTGACAAAGGTAAAACCAGCTCACGCAAGCCACCAGCTTGAAAAGCTATAA
- a CDS encoding VWA domain-containing protein: MAEFVFLNPYWLIGLIATPIGLALNKKFTAKKSALIAPHLAKILGHSVQSKHYFTVWGIAWAIACIALAGPSWQSNERPSFELSKNRILLLDMSRSMYATDIKPNRLAQTRYKALDLLPDWKEGATGLIAYAGDAYSLSPLTTDSSTLAGIIENLTPELMPFQGSNLPSAIELALNQFSQAGTNQGDIILLADDLDDSELNHSLKLLKGKQFRVSVLAIGTTNGAPIALPDGSLLKTQQGTTVIAKTHLKNLQRLAHETGGRFVPIQYNNRDVGTLAAFTNDSGTSFAAKQNNEVKTGTRMNGGFWLLPLLLLPAALLFRRGAVWILIAGITPMTWTTHVEANPFLNANQQGLELYQQGDFEQAQRLFSDPNWKGAASYQAGDYETAIKAFSDNPSFEGRYNLANALAQNGQLEEAAELYKDVLKERPDFDAAKKNLSAVEEKLKQQQQQQQQQQQQQQQQQQQQQQQQQQQQQQQQQQQQSQNDEKKEQGQESQNQQDSENKKEPHQTEPNVATKDDGESDEQKHQALKAQEQQEQSHRDDPEFRRLEAVESARDPSYLIRAQMQLQAKQKQRPQQSRKEW; encoded by the coding sequence ATGGCTGAGTTTGTTTTCCTCAATCCATATTGGCTCATTGGGCTTATCGCGACACCAATCGGTCTCGCTTTAAATAAAAAGTTTACCGCAAAGAAATCTGCACTGATTGCACCTCATCTGGCGAAAATACTAGGGCATTCGGTGCAATCCAAACACTACTTTACGGTTTGGGGTATCGCATGGGCAATTGCCTGTATTGCACTGGCAGGACCAAGCTGGCAATCCAATGAACGTCCAAGCTTTGAGCTGAGTAAAAACCGTATACTGTTACTCGATATGTCGCGCTCAATGTACGCCACCGATATTAAGCCAAACCGACTGGCACAGACACGCTACAAAGCGCTCGACCTATTGCCTGACTGGAAAGAAGGTGCAACGGGTCTTATCGCTTACGCTGGTGATGCTTACAGCCTAAGTCCTCTCACCACAGACTCCAGTACGTTAGCGGGCATAATAGAAAACCTAACTCCTGAGTTGATGCCTTTTCAGGGTTCAAACCTGCCCTCGGCAATTGAGTTGGCATTAAATCAGTTTTCTCAGGCAGGCACCAATCAGGGCGATATTATTCTGTTGGCAGATGATCTTGACGACTCTGAACTGAATCATTCTCTCAAGTTATTAAAAGGTAAACAGTTTCGAGTTTCAGTGCTCGCAATCGGCACAACAAATGGCGCACCGATAGCATTGCCAGATGGCTCCCTGCTTAAGACTCAGCAAGGTACGACTGTGATTGCTAAAACGCACCTTAAAAACTTGCAAAGGTTAGCTCATGAAACCGGCGGACGATTTGTACCGATTCAATACAATAACCGTGATGTCGGAACCCTGGCTGCCTTTACTAATGATTCCGGCACTAGCTTTGCTGCAAAACAAAACAACGAAGTGAAAACTGGAACGAGAATGAACGGTGGTTTTTGGTTACTACCACTATTACTACTTCCTGCGGCTCTGCTGTTTCGCCGTGGCGCAGTTTGGATATTAATCGCAGGAATCACTCCAATGACATGGACAACTCACGTTGAAGCGAACCCATTCTTAAATGCAAACCAACAAGGGTTAGAGCTTTATCAACAAGGCGATTTTGAGCAAGCACAACGCCTGTTTAGTGACCCTAACTGGAAGGGTGCAGCAAGTTATCAGGCCGGAGACTATGAAACTGCAATTAAAGCCTTTTCAGACAATCCATCATTTGAAGGGCGATACAACCTTGCCAACGCTCTTGCACAGAATGGCCAACTCGAAGAAGCAGCAGAGCTGTATAAAGACGTACTCAAAGAAAGACCAGATTTTGATGCCGCGAAGAAAAACCTTTCAGCCGTAGAGGAGAAACTGAAGCAACAGCAACAGCAACAGCAACAGCAACAGCAACAGCAACAGCAACAGCAACAGCAACAGCAACAGCAACAGCAACAGCAACAGCAACAGCAACAGCAACAGCAACAGTCTCAAAATGACGAGAAGAAAGAGCAAGGGCAAGAATCACAAAACCAGCAAGATTCTGAAAATAAAAAAGAACCCCATCAAACAGAACCTAATGTTGCTACGAAAGATGACGGGGAATCTGATGAGCAAAAACACCAAGCGTTAAAAGCTCAGGAACAGCAAGAGCAATCGCATCGTGATGACCCTGAATTTCGTCGTTTGGAGGCCGTGGAAAGTGCCCGGGATCCAAGTTATTTGATTCGCGCACAAATGCAGTTGCAAGCCAAACAAAAACAACGTCCGCAGCAATCTCGAAAGGAGTGGTAA
- a CDS encoding VWA domain-containing protein, which produces MTEATIMTDLNQWWSIEFVWWWALFLLPVPLLVYKLMPQESQQAEIKLAYLPENTHHRKPRQLVQKTLSIGIWTLLVIACARPVWFGEPVEFQPKYRDLMLVVDLSGSMQQEDMNVDGDYTDRLTAVKRVLSDFVEQRKGDRLGVVLFGDHAYLQTPLTADRKTVIQQINQTVIGLVGQRTAMGDGIGLGTKTFIDSNAPQRVMILLSDGSNTAGVLDPIEAAEIAKKYHATIYTVGVGAGEMMVKEFFITRKVNTAADLDERTLSQIAELTGGQYFRARDAEQLKNIYDTINQLEPVSSDTKTWRPQSEWFPYPLSGALLLSVLLFFLRRKHG; this is translated from the coding sequence GTGACTGAGGCAACAATCATGACAGACTTAAACCAGTGGTGGAGTATCGAGTTTGTCTGGTGGTGGGCACTGTTTTTGCTGCCCGTACCACTGCTTGTTTATAAACTGATGCCACAGGAAAGCCAGCAAGCAGAGATTAAGCTGGCCTACCTACCTGAGAATACTCACCATCGTAAACCTAGACAGTTAGTTCAAAAGACACTGTCCATTGGTATCTGGACTTTGCTGGTTATCGCTTGTGCACGTCCAGTTTGGTTCGGCGAACCTGTTGAATTTCAGCCTAAATACCGTGACCTAATGTTGGTGGTTGACCTCTCAGGTTCAATGCAGCAAGAAGACATGAACGTAGACGGTGACTATACCGACCGACTCACCGCCGTGAAAAGAGTCCTCTCCGACTTTGTAGAGCAGCGCAAAGGTGATCGCTTAGGTGTTGTACTATTTGGCGACCACGCCTATTTACAAACACCGCTAACAGCAGACAGGAAGACCGTTATACAGCAAATCAATCAGACCGTTATTGGCCTGGTTGGTCAACGAACCGCAATGGGCGATGGTATTGGCTTAGGCACCAAAACCTTTATCGATAGCAACGCTCCTCAGCGTGTCATGATTTTACTGAGTGACGGTAGTAACACCGCTGGCGTTCTTGACCCGATTGAAGCAGCAGAAATTGCAAAAAAATATCACGCAACCATTTATACCGTCGGTGTCGGCGCTGGCGAAATGATGGTGAAAGAGTTTTTTATCACGAGAAAAGTCAATACTGCTGCGGATCTTGACGAAAGAACCTTGAGCCAGATTGCCGAGTTAACCGGAGGGCAATATTTCCGCGCCAGAGATGCAGAGCAACTTAAAAACATCTACGACACCATTAACCAGTTAGAACCCGTATCCAGTGATACTAAGACCTGGCGTCCTCAATCCGAATGGTTTCCCTATCCATTGAGTGGTGCTCTATTACTTTCTGTATTGTTGTTCTTCCTAAGGAGAAAACATGGCTGA